The nucleotide sequence AAACACCCCCTGATTAGTTGTTTATATCAAAACATGAAAATCACATAATCCTTGCTTCTTGGAGACAGCATCTAGCCCCTAGGATTAGATCGAATAAAACCGAGGTGAATTGTTTAAGATGCCGGTGAAAAGGTCATAACCCTTTGAGGGTTTGGTGAGCCTACTAGCCGCACAATCATAGAAATGTACCGCCAGCCCCTCAAAAAGCCTTTTATCAATCGCGTCTAAAACCTGCTCAGTTTCCCCACACCATAAATACTGAGTAAAAGTCACTGGTATTTCCCCATCTTTTAGGTAAACGGGCAAATTATGGAACTTTTTGAACAATTCACAGAGCTTAAACGCTTGCTCTGGTGTAAGTTCATAATTACTCACGATAGTCATCAAAAGTATCAGCAAAAACCTAAAATCGATAATATTCATGGATTTTTCCTCGAAATTAAAAAATCACAACACAGTTAGATTGACCCCTGGGGGCTTGGCTAATATCAGTAAACCGTTAACCGACTCAACCAAAAACGGGCACGTCCTGCGATTTGTCCAGCCCTATCCATCCCGTTAATAATGCGCCTAGCGTTCACATAATCCGTTTTTGAGCCATTGATATAGTTTCTCAGGGAAGCCCCCGTAAAAGACCCGTTAGTCATCCCGTGAAGTAAAATATAGAGCGCGATATCGGGTCTTGAGGCAAGGTCAGGATTTTGAGTTAGTTTAATGCCTAAAATTCGTTCATACTTCAGGTAATTAAACCGCCAGGTTAGTTGAACATAGCCGCGGCCATACCATGGCCAATATCTCAGGTTTGTTTTTCGCCAAACTTCCCCTAACCACCAAGCCTCTTGAACTGGGGCGAAATTAGATTCAGCTTCAGCAGTGGCGATAACATAGGCGCATTGATTCCTAGAAATCTCAAAGTGCTTACACTCTGAGATAATCGCCTTGATAGTTGCAACCCAATCTCCGCCTTGCCAATTTGGTAAATCTAGAGGATAGTTGCCATAGAAGAAATCAACATCTTCCTTTTTTACCTTCCACCGTCCAGCCCTACTGGCTAAGTCCACAATCCACCAGTTACCCGAGGGATTAACCTGAGCCACTCCTAATTTTTGCCCTCGCTCTAAGGTTAATGTCCCAGACCCCACAGGTTTATAAGCGATCGTTTGAGTTAAAGCGATAAGTTGTCTAGGTTCTGCGGCTTGGCTCTTTAGGGAAAAAAGAAGAGGGAAAATTAAGGCGGCTACAAATACAAGTAACAGCAAAAAAGCTCTTATTCTTCTCATGGATAATTAGTTTTGTTTAGCCGCGATTAATTCGCGGCTATTTTTTAGTGTTTACAAAGCGTTAAAGTTTTTAGGTAGACTATTAACTCAAAAGCGTGTCTTTTCTTTTCTCCGATGAAATTATTTGGCTACGGTACACAGTCCCTTTGATACCGGTTTTCGGATTTACTGCTATATAATCAAGCCCCTCTTCCCCACTAATCAATAATTCGGTTCCATTTACCGTTATTTTTGAGCCTTGACATTTAGCACAATTACAACCATTTCCACAGTTACAAGCCATTATTATTCGTCTCCAGATAATAATTATTTAGTTCATGCCTGTATAGGCATCAAAATCATTAATTAGCGTAGTTAAATCGCTGTGGATACCGAGGGCTTCCTGATAAACCTTATCGGTTTTAGTCTCTAAATCAGGGTCACCTGGACCGATGTATGCCCAGACCGAATATTGGATTTGAGTAAACCATTCAGGTACATAAAAAGTCAGCCCATAGTCACTTGCCCAATTAGGAAAAACGCACAGATTGATACGCTTGAACCACAACTTTTTAACACCTATAGAGGTATCAAGATTTCCCCCAGCGCCAACCCCGGACCTAATTGTCATGCTCGCTGCCCCTGCATATTTCCATCCATCCGGCTGTACGGGGAAATGAGCCGCTTGAATTAAAACGGTGTTAGTGTGAATGGTGAGCGGAAAAATTAACGGGGAAAGGGGAATATTGCTACCATCTGCATTTTGTCGCCGAATCCCCGTTTGTACACCCACAGATTCCCAATTTTCGGGTAGGTCGAATCTTGGTTTAGTCATATCCCGAAAAGCTCTAAATTTCTATCGATTATGTCTAAATAAGGGTCAATATCAACCTCATTGTCACATAGCGTTTCCACGAATTCCTCTGCCGCGTAGCCATCGGGAACTGCTTCCGGGTCTTGTCTGAAATAAAAATGAATTTCAGGACGATATTTAAACTGCTGATCATATTCTCCTTTAGTCATCCCCATAACGGCGGGTTTGTCCTGTATTCGCTGGACAACATACCAAAAAGTATTCATCTTAATGAGTGCCATATTTTGGGTATCAGATGGCAAAATCAAGCAAGCTCTTTTAGCTATTTTTCTAGGCTGATTTAAGGTGTCTAATTCCTCGTCATCGATATCCCGAAAATATTCGTTTACCTCTTTGTTATAAGTTAGCTGTAAAAATTTTCGCTGATATACCCAGTTCTTACTAACTACCATAATCACCCTCTTTTAAAGCATCTTTTGGAATCTCGACCGTAGGAGTGCTATTAGTGTTTTTGGTTGTTTCTTCTGTTGTTTTCGCCTTTCCTCCGTTTTCAAGCGTTGTTTTAAATTCTCCAAAAGCTTTAATCATTTCGGTAGCCAGTTCAGTTGTTTCTGTAACTTGTTGAACCAACTCATTGATAGCTTCTGCCGATTCATTTAAGCCGGTCAAGAATCCCTGGGTTTTAGTAAAATGCTGTTTGTATTGAGGTTTTGGGTCTTTATAATCTAATGTCTTTTCGCTAATTATTCCTTCTTCTATAAAGGCGTTAGACAATTGAGCAACATTTTCTCCTATATTTTCTTGAATCTCAGCTAAAGAATTCCCAAAAGCATAAGTCGCGTCTTTGATGCGTGCAGCCGCCGCTACAATTCTATTAGCTCTATTCCATAAGTCCTTAGTCCCCGCCCACACGGAAGCCCCTAATAATTTTGCCATCCAGCTATCAATAGCACCGCCTATAATTGGCCCGATGTCGAAGGTCTGGCCTTCAGGGTCTTTAATACCAATTGCTCCCAGAACATTGTTAGTCGTTTCTATTAAAGTACCATATAAATTTTTTGAAAGCATTCCGGCGTTATGGAGTCCAATGGCAAAATTCATAATGTTTAAGAAACGGTCAAGCCCTAGGAAATCCCATAGCTTATCAAATTTCCCCTTAGTGTAGTTGTAGGCAGTTTGGACGGAACTCCCGACCCCTTTTACTAACTCGATAATGTTGTAAGTATTGGTTAGTATTTGAGCATTTTGTAACGCTAATCCACCTATCCCGGCTGTGTTGTATACGCTCGTATCAATCCCGTTTTTCATCTGCTTTAATGGAGCGCCTAAGCAGCCTTCTGGTTTTGAGGCATTACAAACCCCTGTTTCAGCCGCTTCGGCTAATTTAGGTAAGGAAGTTTGATTTTTAATAAGGTTGGTAGAGATGGCAATGCCTCCTATGACCGGCACTAATCCATCAATAGTTGTTCCTAATTTTTTAACTTCGTCAGTTACTTTCACATCTACTTCATTGACTTGTGTTTGTAAATTTGTAGCAGTGGTCTCTAAATTAGTTACCCGATTATTGGTCTGTGTTTGGGTGTTAGATAAATTGGTGGCAGTGTTTTCTAAATTGGTTACCCGGTTTGAGGTCTGTGTTTGAGTGTTAGTTAAGTTGGTAGTAGTGCTTTCTAAATTGGTTACTCGGTTATTGGTCTGTGTTTGAGTGTTAGTTAAGTTGGTAGTAGTGCTTTCTAAATTGGTTACTCGGTTATTGGCCTGTGTTTGAGTGTTAGTTAAGTTGGTAGTAGTGCTTTCTAAATTGGTTACCCGATTATTGGTCTGTGCTTGATTGTTGGTTAAATTTGTGGTAGTTGTTTCTAAATTAGTTACACGATTATTAGTCTGTGTTTGAGTGTTGGTTAAATTTGTGGTAGTTGTTTCTAAATTAGTTACACGATTATTAGTCTGTGTTTGAGCAACCGTTTGGTTGTAGCTAAAGGTTGACAAATCATTTTTAAATGTTTGCTGATTGTAGCTAAAGGTTGACAAATCATTTTTAAATGTTGACAAATCATTCTTAAATGTTTGCTGGTTGTAACTGAACGTTGACAAGTCATTTTTGAAGGTTGATAAGTCATTTCTAAAGGTTTGTTGGTTGTAACTGAAGGTTGATAAGTCATTCCTAAAGATTGACAAGTCATTCCTAAAGGTTTGTTGGTTATAACTGAAGGTTGATAAGTCATTCCTAAAGATTGACAAGTCATTTTTAATCGAATCAATCCCCGCTCCGCCGCCACCAGAAATGACCCTAGTTACGTTATTTTGTACAGAATTGATAACGGAATTCTGTTGACCGAGGATAGCCCGATAACTACTTACCTGATTTTCTAAGCTGCCTATTGTTTGAGCCGTTCTCAGCCGCTCAATATCGGCTCGATGGGAATTTTGGATGGCTCTTTCAATATTTATTAGATTTTGAGCTTGTAATGCTTCGACAGAAGATTTCAGCTTTTGCAGCCCACTGAGGTCACCTCCCCCGTTAAGATTTTTAATCCCTTGAAGCGCCTTAAGAGCATCCGCTTGAGCTTGAAGGGCGCGAGCATAAGCCTGATTAGCCGAGCGCGCTACCTCTTGAGCATACAAATACGCTCCATTCGCTCTGGCGACCCCCTGCTGTCCCCAAACCTCAGCATTTTTATATGCCTCGATCGCTTGAGCATAAGCGAGGTTGGCTTGCTTCATCGCTTGATTGGCTTGATACAAGGCTTTATTAGCTTGTTTGATGCTGAGATTGGCTTGTTCAATTGCCTCGTTGGCTCTTTCAGTTGCGCGATTAGCGACTTTTAAGCATTCTTGAGCCAGCAATTCCGCCGCTATAGCTCGTTTCTCGGCACTTTTAGCTTTATCAAGAGCTTCTAAAGCTTTTGATAAGGCTTGACAAGCTTTTGATAAAGCTGGTCAAGCCTTATCAAAGGCCGCTCGTGCTGTTCCCAAAGCCTGAAGTGCCACTCCCCGTACGTCAGCAATTTGGCCAGTGGCTTGAGCTATCGCTGCCCATAGTGCCGCGATCGCTGAGAAAACTCGACTGAAATCTACCCCTTCCATCGGTTGGGTGTAGTTATAGACAATATTAGTAACCTCTTGGGTACTGGGCTTACTCGCAAGCCCACCCATTAATTCAGCGCGTAGGGCCGCTAATTCCGCCTTAGTGGCGAGGCTTTCACAACTCATTAGACCTCTGTACCTCCACAGTAAGATTTAACCGAGTATCCGTACTCGTTGTAGCAACACAGACAATCGCCACATTTTAAAGGGCAAGTGCCGGGTGGGCATAGTGGCTCTTGACTGGCTTTAATTTTGGGAGCGGCGCAATTCCCAGAAACAGAGGCGACTTGAGAACAACTAGAGACGATTTGATTGTTTTGAATTGAACCGACACATCTTTTTATTAAGATGTTATTTCCGTTAGTTTCTGAAACCAAAAAGGCGTTTGGTTCAGTATTTATCTCTGAATAAATTGATTGATAATTTTCTTTAAATTCGCATTTTTGGGAAATCTTTTCTACTGTTGGGTTAGTAATTTTCGCTTGTTGATAAACTATCTGATTACTGTTAAGTATTTTTAGTGTGTATTCCTTTTCTAGAGTTTGGCTATTAACTTTGCGTACGCTATTTATAACAACCCCCGAACATTTAGCCAAAATAGCGGTTTGCGTATTCGACCCCAAACACCAAGAACCGGAAATCATTCTCAAACTATTTCTCAAGATAAATTCATTCTGAGAACATAAAATATGTCCTTTGTGTGGAATGGATAAATCTAGAGCATCAAATAGCCCTCCAGCATTTGAGCAAGCGTAATCACTCGACCCGGCGTTAATGCTTTGGGCTTGACCTGACGGATTTTCGTAAAACAATAACCCCCTATTAAATCCCCAAAAAGAATAGCCACCAGGCACGTTTTCAAAGTTGCTACCTACACCATATAAAGGGATGCCTGTAATTGTTTTTTCATAGTCGGCTGCCCACTCAAAGGCAGAGATTAATGAGCTACCTTGATACCTTTGCCAAACAACCCGGACGGTCAAGTTGACAACATAAGTGAAGTCATTGTAATACTTGTTTTTTTCTTCAACTAAATAATTATCCCCCTGTATAGTTTCTTGCTCTGTCCCGTCATTCCAATTAAATTTGATTTTTGGTGGGGAATATATCGGGATGTCGGCACTGATCTCCCATATTCCCGCGCCGCTACAAAGTGTTTGCATGAATCTAAATCACATCGTCAGGGTCTAAATTTATAGAAGCTTCATTTTTGTAAAAAACTAAGCCTATTTGCTGCGCTCTGTGGGTTGCCGTCCCCCGTGAAACGAAGGTAGGAATGGGACGAAAAGAAACTGAAGAAACCCCCGCCGTCGGGTCGTCAACAGCATTCTCCAGATATTGGTCTAATCGCTGCATAAAAGCGCAAAGAACCTGAGAAGGAGAAGGGCTTGACCCAGATAACCCGTAAGCCACAAAATCGTTAGTATCAATGGTGATTTTGGTTCCGGTTTGGGTTGCGGTGGGTCCGAAAAGTGCTTGCAGGGTCTGAGTCATAAACCTCCTTAAAAGAAAAATAGGAATATTCAATTTATACAACCTTTAAAATCCTTTTGTAATGTGAAATATGCGTGACAGTTGTGTCACGCATAAATACGTACTTTCCCCCTGGTTGATAGCTTCAATAAAGTGTTTGATAGAGATAGATAAAAATAGGAATAAGCTTATGGTACGCCCAAAAATCAACATTTCTGAACAAGCTTATGCTTCCTTAAAGGAACAGGCCCGTCTCAACAACCAAAGCCCCAGCGCATACTTCGCGGAATTGCTCTTAATTGGATATCAACAAAAAATCTACCAACAACAAGCAAGTTCTTCATAGAGATTAAAAGCACTTTAGAGCTAAAAAGTGTCAATGGGTCTAAGATGTCCTAAAAGTTTGTCATCTAAATAATGTTTGCGAATTGTTTCAGCAGAAGAATCAACCCATCGAGCAATTATCTCAGGGCTAATCCCCTGGGCGATTTGCTCACTTATGAAAGTATCCCGACAACAGTAGGGTGTTGAATTACGCCGTACTATGGGGTCAACTATTCTATCCCAAGCTTTTTTACAAAAATTACTATAATTAATTACCTTCCCCTTGGGACTAGGAAAAACAGAGTCCGATGGTTTAGGGTTGTTTGGTTTGATAGATATCAATAAATCATGAAGAGATTGAGAGCAAGGAAATTTTCTTGGTTTGCGATATCGAGAATTTTTAGACCCTTCAGAAGGAACAATTCTGCCACCCCCCAATTGAACTTGAGCATGATTAAAAATAATAACAGAGCAATCCTCGTCAATTTGCCCCCAAGTCAACCCTATTCCCTCACTTGGACGGCAACCGGTCATAAACCAAAATTTGACCAGGGGCGCGTAATACGAATAAGCAAAACCCGTCCAGCCTTTGCCGTTCCAGTTTCCTTGATGTTCTTCAAAAGCTTTTATGATAGCTTGTTTTTCAGCTTGAGTAAAAGCGTTTGGCTGTGGGTCTTTTTCCCAGTTATGCGGCGGCAATTCCTGTGACATCCCTTCAAAAGGAGAGATTTTTAAATTAATTAATTTGTATTTAATTCCCCATTTAACCGCAGCGTTTAAGTGAGTCAATATCCGCTTTGTCATACTGTTAGTAGTATTTTCTAGAAACCAAGCTCTGATATCTAGGGGCTTGTCTAAAGATTTACAAGGGCATTTTTCAAGATAGTTATAAATACTTGTCCGTAGGTAGTGAAGGCTTGATTCCTTAAGAGTAGATTGTTTGAATTCTAGATATTTTTCAAAAAGCTTAATGGTTGACAGTTCTTTTTTATTGATAGACTGTACAACCGTCAGATGGAGCTTAGGATGAGAGGACGGCTTGTACTTTTCCAGAGAGAAATCAAACTCTTCATGAAGAATATCGTCTTGGATCAGCTTGGCTTTAATTTCGGCTCGTTGACGATTCTCGGGGGTATCAGCCAGCCCCAAATAAATAAAAGCTCGCTCTTTGCCCATTTGCCTAGCTACTAAGCGGGGAAGCTGTAGCCGTAGCCAGCCCCTATTAGATTGAACGATGACTGATTTGTTTTTAGCTTTTTCGTGATTGGTCAACATAAATTTAGGCTGATAGATCAATGATGTGATCATATCGGGTTGGATACAATTACTGCGATATCTTGGATACAATAAAAGAATGAACTCGCCCAAAAGCTTGCCCTATAAGGGTTTTGAGTTGCCTTCCAAGCTATTGATGCGAGTTCGATTCTCGCTGCCCGCTTGTTTTTTGCTGTCTATATATATCCTGAAATACAGTTGGATACAAATTGAGAGTCAATTGTTACTGGTGCTTATGTTTCGAGTGATTCAAGAATCTACCTCAATGCTAACCCGTGATGGGATTAGACTCGATGCTGATATTTATTATCCTGATAGTTCGGAAAAATTTCCGATCCTGTTAATGCGCCAACCCTACGGCAGAAAAATCGCCTCTACCGTTGTCTATGCTCACCCGATTTGGTATGCTTCTCATGGCTATATTGTCATCATTCAAGATGTCAGAGGAAGAGGTACATCTGAGGGAGAATTTAAATTATTTGCCCATGAAATAGAAGACGGAATTGATACGATTAATTGGGCTTCAGAACTTCCTAAAAGCACCGGACACATAGGAATGTATGGATTTTCCTATCAAGGAATGACTCAACTTTATGCCGCCCTTAGCCAACCCGAAGCCTTAAAAACCATTTGCCCCTCAATGATTGCTTATGATTTATATAGTGAGTGGGCTTATGAAAACGGTGCATTTTGTTTACAAATTAACCTCGCTTGGGCCATTCAACTCTCTGCCGAAACCGCCCGTCTTCGAGGAGATGAAAAAACCTTTCAACAGTTATATTCTTTGTCGCGCAACTTACCCTTATCTGACCCTTTTACTGCTAATCCGGCCATTTTTCAACAATTAGCCGCCGACTCATTTTATCACGATTGGTTAAATCATCCCTATGCCGATGACTACTGGCAAAAACTATCCCCTAAAAAAAAGATGCAAAATGTCGATTTACCCATGTTACATATTGGCGGCTGGTTTGACCCCTATTTGCGAGGAACACTTAACCTTTATCATGACATGGCTAACCGTTCCCAACATCCTCAACATTTAATCATTGGCCCTTGGGCCCATTTACCTTGGGGGCGAAAAGTGGGGGCAAAAGATTATGGAAAAGAAGCAACCAGTTCCATTGATCTTTTACAAATTCGATGGTTTGATTATTTTCTCAAAGGAAAAGACACCGGCATCTTTGCTCAATCTCCGATTACTTTATTTGAAATGGGCAGCAACCAATGGCGGCACTTTGATCAATATCCCAATCATGCTCAAAAAACCTTTTATTTAACCAGTAACGGATTAGCAAGTATCCGAGATTCAGACGGAAAATTAAGCGAATCTCCCCCTTCTTTTAGCGCAGAAGATATCCTCATTCATGACCCTTGGCGACCTGTTCCCACATTAGGCGGTCATGCGGCTATACCTGCGGGGCCTTTTGAACGGTCTAGTCTCGACTGCCGCACTGATATCTTAACCTATACCAGTGACCCCCTAGAACAAGATTTAACCATTGTCGGGGATATAGCCGCCGAAATTTATTGTACAGCCGATGTTCCAAGTTTTGATCTGTGTGTCATTTTATCTGAAGTTTATCCCGATGGCAGAGTTTATAACTTTACTCAAGGATATAAACGCATTGAAACAGAAGAATTTCCCCTAAAAATTCCCCTGCAAGCAACTTGTATAAAAATTGCTCAAGGGGACTGTTTAAGATTGAGTTTAAGTGCTGCCTGTTTTCCCGCTTATCCCGTTAATTCCGGCACGGGCAAGCTACCTTTTGAAGAAAGACTAATAGAAAACAAAATTATTACACTAAAGATAAGTTATGAGGTTAATTATAAGTCTCTGATTAGGGTCAATATCACTCCTATGAATCCTAATTTTTAAAAGCCAGTTGTTGAGATTCTTGTTCCAACAGACTAATTAAGGTTTCATCTCCCTTAGCTTTCGCTACTGCTAGGCGGCGTTCCAAATTTCGACGAATATTATCTAAATGCACCAAAGCGGTTTGATCCACATAAACTCTGCGCGGCTTTTGATGGGTTAGTGGGCAACAATTTCCCCCGGTGGTTGATTCTTGAACAGGATTTTCTGCATAAGGAACAGGACGAGTGCTATAACTTACTCCTCGATACTGTCTATAGAGTTTTGGCCGAAGCTGAGGAATATGTTTAGGATAGCGATAGTGCCAATCTTGTCCCCGATATTGACCGCCAATTTCCCCTTGATAGTATTCTACAGTTGCTGGTTCAGGTTCGTAATTGACACCTCGATAGGTTAGTTTCATCTGACTTTTGCTCCTATAAACAGTTTTAAGGCTAGATTTTGCTATAAATGTGTTTGAGCCGCTTAAATTTGCCCTTAACTTCCAAAAGATAAGAAAATAGGCCTTGACCTCTTACGGCTAATCCTCCCTAAGCAATAATGCTTAGTCTGAACGAGTTTTCCTTGGAAGTTAAGAGCCATAGCTAGACAAACTTAAAATTTTATTCTGTATCTATTTTTACATTTTTTTGAAATGAATGGCCAAAGTTAACAAAAATTAATTGCTCCTGTCTTAAGAAAAATGTGCAGTAGTCTCCAATGAGAAAGGGTCGGCCTAAAATTGAGGAAGGACACAGAGTCAAGACGGCAATGGACAAACCTTCACCCACAAGCAAACGAATAGCATCAGATATTCGAGCTACGGATCAGTTTCATTGGTTCACCCACGATCAAAAACAAAGATACTACAGCTTATGCTTGCTCTCGAGTGACGTATTGGCCTTAGCCGCCGCTTGGAAAATAGCCCACTTCCTCAATCACTTTTACTCTCCGATACCTCCTCAGTTAAATTGGTGGGAGTGGTGGGGAATGCCCAGTTTGTTTTGGCTGTTAGTGAGTGTTATCCTCGTCTTTTTTGCTTATGGCGGCCTTTACAGTTCTTCTAAGAAGGCTCAAAACTATGTGCGTGCGGCTAAATTAGTCAGTGCGGTTTATTTATTGTCGCTGGTGATAGCTTACTTTTATGACCCTAAACTAGACCCACCAAGGTCCCTATTTTTTACCGCTTGGTTGAGCAGTGTATTCATCGTGGTGGGTTTTCGGCTGTTTATTACCTTAATCGTCAATCAATTTGAACGGCGCAATCAGCCAGAAATTCCCGTTTTTGTCATAGCACCTGCTTCACGCTTACAAAAATTAGCGGCAATTTTAGAAAGACGTTCTGCTTATAAAGTGGTGGGAGCCGCCTTAGCCTGTACAGCCAACACCTCTGCCACCTTAACGGCAATTTATCATTCAGGTGCCGAAGAAGTCTTAGCAGAAGGCATACCAGAGACAGCATTAGCCTCAACCTTGTTTTGGAATTTACGCCGCGCCGGTATTAGATTACGTCTGCTCCCCTCAAGTCGAGAAATTCTCTATCGTCGAGGAGTACCAGAAATTGTGGCAGGAATCCCAAGCTTAAGAGTAGAAACCCCTTTTGTTTTGGGATTAGATTATCGGATGAAGCGGATACTAGACTTTTTTGGTGCTTTGTTCGGTTTGATTATCTTATCTCCTCTTTTGCTCGGAGTTGCCATCGCCATTAAACTGAGTGATCCGGGTCCGGTATTTTTCCGCCAAGAACGCATTGGCTTACAGGGTAAGATCTTTCAAATGTGGAAATTTCGCACAATGGTAGTTAACGCCGCACAACTTCAGCAACAATTAGAAGCAGAAAATATCACTCAAGATGGGATTATGTTTAAACTCAAACATGATCCTCGTATTATACCTATCGGCCATTTTTTACGACGCACCAGTATTGATGAACTGCCTCAACTCTTCAATGTGGTCATCGGTCAAATGAGTTTAGTTGGTCCTCGTCCTTTACCGCTACGGGATGTGGAACGCTTTGAACCTTGGCATCACATTCGTCATCAAGTCCTACCGGGTATTACTGGTCTCTGGCAAATTTCAGGACGTTCTGATATTGAAGACTTTAATGATGCGGCTCGTCTGGACCTTTACTATATTGATAACTGGTCACTCAACTTAGATTTAGATATTTTAGTAGAAACAGTCAGATTGGTGCTGTTTGGCAAAGGAGCCTATTAAGTTAACTTTAAGCTTTTTTAGGAGATTTATTGGTAACTTTTCCCGATTTTTTTCTCAGCAGGCAAATTGGCTTGTTTTTTTAAATACAATAAATGTCCTGGAGCGATTAAGAGGCCTGTTTTTTTCCATCCCACAATTTCCCAACCTCCCAAGACGGTATGATTTAAAAATTGAATCGTATTCGGCACAATCTTTTTAACTTCCATCTCCTTATTTAAAAGGATCGCACAGCCATTATACCCCAAGGTTAAATCCGGAGTAAAATCTTTCAGATAAAAACACTTGAGAGAAGTATCACCTTGCAAATTAGTATAAACATTAACATCTAAGTTCCGATATTCTTTACCAATTTCAGCATTAGTTTTATAGGTTTGAAACATAGTCAATCACCTCTTATGCTAAAGGCCTTATTAACAGTTGGGCTATTGAGTTTTTTTTTGCACTTAGCTCATTATAAAAATAACGTTTTGAAATATTAATTTTCTTCCGATAAAATACTGATTTTTGTCTAAGAATTCCCTTAGAAAGCAATTTCACTTATAGGAAAAATACTTAATTAAAAACCGATCATAAAAACCGAGAAAGATTAAACAAACCAATCTCATGTTCGGTTGTGCCTCTCATGGCCAAATCAGCTAAAATACTGCCCACTAAGGTAGTAAACTTAAAGCCATGACCCGAAAAACCAGCCGCCACTAAAACATGATGGTGTTGAGGAAGAAAATCAATAATAAAATCCTTATCAGGAGTCATCGTATATAAGCATCGGCGAGTTTCTAGCAATTCCCCATTAGCACCCGGAATATATTGGGCAATAAACTTTCTCAATTTTTCTATCCAAATATCCGAGGGAGTATAATCAACTGCCTTAACATCATCTACCGTTTCCCATCCATAAAACGTAGAAATTTTTACACCAGAATGCTCACAAATCGGTAAACCATAGGGAAACTCTCCCGCATCATCTAGCCAATGAGCTAAAAAAACGGGAAATTTACCCGGCTGAAAATCTTCAGGATTTTGAGCGGCAAAAAAGCCAAACTGACAAGGCATAATTGTCAAAGGTAAATCAACACCCATTTGAGCCAAAATTTGTTTAGACCAACTCCCCGCAGTCAGCACCAGTTTATCCGCAAAATACCTATCTTGACTTGTTTTTATTTCCACGTGATCAGACTGAACGTGAATTTCAGTAACGGCAGTATTTTCACAAATAACGGCTCCATATTTTTTCGCTAAACGCAGATGAGATAACACACATTGAGAGGCCTTAAGAATGCCGGTATCAGCTTGATATAAGGCTTCCATCTGAGGGGGTAGCTGAAATTGCGGGAATCTTTGCTGTATTTCTTGAGCATTCAACCGTTCATAAGCGATCTTAGCCGCTTCCATACTTTCAGCCAGTTCTTTTAAACTGCGGGTATGGGGTAAACCTAGGTCTAATTGTCCCGTTTTAATCAAAAGACTTTCCCCGGCTTCCTCTTGTAGTGCAAACCAGAGAGGATAAGCAGAACGCATTAACTCAATATAAATTGGGTTATCATAAGCATAACGAATGACCCTAGAATAACCGTAAGAACTGCCAAGTTTATGATTAAGTTCAAACTGTTCTAAGACTAGCACTCGTTGTTGACGTTGAGCCAAGTAATAA is from Gloeothece verrucosa PCC 7822 and encodes:
- a CDS encoding Arm DNA-binding domain-containing protein gives rise to the protein MLTNHEKAKNKSVIVQSNRGWLRLQLPRLVARQMGKERAFIYLGLADTPENRQRAEIKAKLIQDDILHEEFDFSLEKYKPSSHPKLHLTVVQSINKKELSTIKLFEKYLEFKQSTLKESSLHYLRTSIYNYLEKCPCKSLDKPLDIRAWFLENTTNSMTKRILTHLNAAVKWGIKYKLINLKISPFEGMSQELPPHNWEKDPQPNAFTQAEKQAIIKAFEEHQGNWNGKGWTGFAYSYYAPLVKFWFMTGCRPSEGIGLTWGQIDEDCSVIIFNHAQVQLGGGRIVPSEGSKNSRYRKPRKFPCSQSLHDLLISIKPNNPKPSDSVFPSPKGKVINYSNFCKKAWDRIVDPIVRRNSTPYCCRDTFISEQIAQGISPEIIARWVDSSAETIRKHYLDDKLLGHLRPIDTF
- a CDS encoding CocE/NonD family hydrolase, yielding MFRVIQESTSMLTRDGIRLDADIYYPDSSEKFPILLMRQPYGRKIASTVVYAHPIWYASHGYIVIIQDVRGRGTSEGEFKLFAHEIEDGIDTINWASELPKSTGHIGMYGFSYQGMTQLYAALSQPEALKTICPSMIAYDLYSEWAYENGAFCLQINLAWAIQLSAETARLRGDEKTFQQLYSLSRNLPLSDPFTANPAIFQQLAADSFYHDWLNHPYADDYWQKLSPKKKMQNVDLPMLHIGGWFDPYLRGTLNLYHDMANRSQHPQHLIIGPWAHLPWGRKVGAKDYGKEATSSIDLLQIRWFDYFLKGKDTGIFAQSPITLFEMGSNQWRHFDQYPNHAQKTFYLTSNGLASIRDSDGKLSESPPSFSAEDILIHDPWRPVPTLGGHAAIPAGPFERSSLDCRTDILTYTSDPLEQDLTIVGDIAAEIYCTADVPSFDLCVILSEVYPDGRVYNFTQGYKRIETEEFPLKIPLQATCIKIAQGDCLRLSLSAACFPAYPVNSGTGKLPFEERLIENKIITLKISYEVNYKSLIRVNITPMNPNF
- a CDS encoding DUF4278 domain-containing protein; protein product: MKLTYRGVNYEPEPATVEYYQGEIGGQYRGQDWHYRYPKHIPQLRPKLYRQYRGVSYSTRPVPYAENPVQESTTGGNCCPLTHQKPRRVYVDQTALVHLDNIRRNLERRLAVAKAKGDETLISLLEQESQQLAFKN
- a CDS encoding sugar transferase — translated: MDKPSPTSKRIASDIRATDQFHWFTHDQKQRYYSLCLLSSDVLALAAAWKIAHFLNHFYSPIPPQLNWWEWWGMPSLFWLLVSVILVFFAYGGLYSSSKKAQNYVRAAKLVSAVYLLSLVIAYFYDPKLDPPRSLFFTAWLSSVFIVVGFRLFITLIVNQFERRNQPEIPVFVIAPASRLQKLAAILERRSAYKVVGAALACTANTSATLTAIYHSGAEEVLAEGIPETALASTLFWNLRRAGIRLRLLPSSREILYRRGVPEIVAGIPSLRVETPFVLGLDYRMKRILDFFGALFGLIILSPLLLGVAIAIKLSDPGPVFFRQERIGLQGKIFQMWKFRTMVVNAAQLQQQLEAENITQDGIMFKLKHDPRIIPIGHFLRRTSIDELPQLFNVVIGQMSLVGPRPLPLRDVERFEPWHHIRHQVLPGITGLWQISGRSDIEDFNDAARLDLYYIDNWSLNLDLDILVETVRLVLFGKGAY
- the solA gene encoding N-methyl-L-tryptophan oxidase yields the protein MTHNFDVIVIGAGGVGSAVAYYLAQRQQRVLVLEQFELNHKLGSSYGYSRVIRYAYDNPIYIELMRSAYPLWFALQEEAGESLLIKTGQLDLGLPHTRSLKELAESMEAAKIAYERLNAQEIQQRFPQFQLPPQMEALYQADTGILKASQCVLSHLRLAKKYGAVICENTAVTEIHVQSDHVEIKTSQDRYFADKLVLTAGSWSKQILAQMGVDLPLTIMPCQFGFFAAQNPEDFQPGKFPVFLAHWLDDAGEFPYGLPICEHSGVKISTFYGWETVDDVKAVDYTPSDIWIEKLRKFIAQYIPGANGELLETRRCLYTMTPDKDFIIDFLPQHHHVLVAAGFSGHGFKFTTLVGSILADLAMRGTTEHEIGLFNLSRFL